In Methanooceanicella nereidis, one DNA window encodes the following:
- the radB gene encoding DNA repair and recombination protein RadB, protein MKETVIKRLPTGSKALDELLGGGFEAGTISQLYGEPASGKTNICLQSAINTLRSGKKVIYIDTEGFSTDRFRQIAGDNALDVARHMIVFSPTSFEEQYVAIKDTEKLVRENVGLIILDSATALYRIELEAKDSMLLKRELANQMTLLLGLARKHNVAVIITNQIYMDVDKEELRAVGGNMLEHLSKVIVQLTRTGIGKRMATLKKHRSMPEGGCAEFTITENGIV, encoded by the coding sequence ATGAAAGAAACGGTCATTAAAAGGCTACCCACAGGCTCTAAAGCTCTCGACGAGCTCCTCGGGGGAGGATTTGAAGCAGGCACCATCTCCCAGCTTTACGGAGAGCCGGCGAGCGGTAAGACTAATATATGCTTACAATCTGCCATCAATACTTTAAGGTCAGGTAAAAAAGTCATCTATATCGACACCGAAGGCTTTTCCACAGATCGTTTCAGGCAGATAGCGGGTGATAACGCTTTAGATGTCGCAAGGCACATGATCGTTTTCTCGCCGACAAGCTTCGAAGAACAATACGTGGCCATTAAGGACACCGAAAAACTTGTCAGGGAAAATGTGGGATTGATCATCCTGGATTCCGCTACCGCACTGTACCGGATTGAGCTTGAGGCCAAAGACAGCATGCTATTAAAGAGAGAGCTCGCGAACCAGATGACGTTATTGCTGGGACTGGCGAGAAAGCACAACGTTGCTGTCATTATAACGAACCAGATCTACATGGATGTCGATAAGGAGGAGCTTCGCGCCGTGGGCGGCAACATGCTCGAACACCTTAGCAAGGTCATAGTCCAGCTGACAAGGACCGGGATCGGCAAGCGCATGGCGACACTGAAGAAGCACAGGTCTATGCCGGAGGGCGGTTGCGCCGAGTTCACAATAACAGAGAACGGCATAGTATAA
- a CDS encoding nuclease-related domain-containing protein, translating to MATLIGSSGAGDDLIRKLHDMGVSRSCTTIREVMERREAIDQYISLERSRQERLIERELRTLKKNMRKSLILDYLLFFNKNKKSEEYMMRINHLQVNREAIIENGLLYLYREKEVLDRLTREYRSELKGYYGELLVMDALKQLSDDYYVISDVKIARENGQKFDGKMLKSARVDHIVVGRKGVYCVETKNWNSKWKYEDKPTPGEQARRASHLLYKYLKYACNLNGVKVMSIVLYTNSTIKGKEDFVRFLKYDDFPEYLSSRPEILTDDHVSRIVDILRDREIRFDDSLKEPVRVEQTITADEDLRELEMDVITSGD from the coding sequence ATGGCAACTTTGATTGGTAGCAGCGGGGCTGGAGACGACCTTATCCGCAAGTTGCACGACATGGGTGTCTCGCGAAGCTGTACCACCATCCGCGAAGTGATGGAGCGGCGGGAGGCCATAGACCAGTACATCAGTCTTGAGCGGTCAAGACAGGAAAGGCTCATCGAAAGAGAGCTGAGGACGTTAAAGAAGAACATGAGAAAAAGTCTCATCCTCGATTACCTGCTCTTCTTCAATAAGAACAAAAAAAGCGAAGAGTACATGATGAGAATAAACCATCTGCAGGTAAACAGGGAGGCCATCATCGAGAACGGCCTGCTGTACCTGTACCGCGAAAAAGAGGTGCTGGACAGACTGACGAGAGAGTACCGTAGCGAGCTGAAAGGATACTACGGTGAGCTGCTCGTAATGGACGCGCTTAAACAGCTGAGCGATGACTATTACGTGATAAGTGATGTCAAGATAGCCCGCGAGAACGGCCAAAAATTCGATGGCAAAATGCTGAAATCAGCCAGAGTTGACCACATCGTGGTGGGCAGAAAAGGTGTATACTGCGTCGAGACAAAGAACTGGAACTCGAAGTGGAAATACGAGGATAAGCCCACTCCCGGCGAGCAGGCGCGACGCGCCTCTCATCTACTGTATAAATACCTGAAGTACGCCTGTAACCTTAACGGCGTGAAGGTCATGAGCATCGTGCTCTATACGAACAGCACCATTAAGGGGAAGGAAGACTTTGTGCGGTTCCTGAAATATGATGATTTCCCGGAATACCTTTCGTCAAGGCCGGAAATACTGACGGACGATCATGTAAGCAGGATCGTTGATATCTTAAGGGACCGCGAAATAAGGTTTGACGACAGCCTGAAGGAACCCGTCCGGGTCGAACAGACCATTACAGCGGATGAAGACCTGAGGGAATTGGAGATGGATGTGATCACCTCCGGTGATTGA